One window of Posidoniimonas polymericola genomic DNA carries:
- the pgsC gene encoding poly-gamma-glutamate biosynthesis protein PgsC → MIDVDIVAVSIGVGLAVSLMFSEVFGLAAGGMVVPGYFALYLGKPIDVLLTLACALATFLVVRLLSTFVIIYGKRRTVMMILVGFLLNSVFSLLPVEELLIKAGYTPDLENGSAMEVIGYIIPGLVAIWIDRQGLVETLSALTSASIVVRLILILIFGMSLNQL, encoded by the coding sequence GTGATTGATGTGGATATCGTGGCGGTCTCGATCGGGGTGGGGCTCGCTGTCAGCCTGATGTTCTCCGAGGTGTTCGGCCTGGCCGCGGGCGGCATGGTCGTGCCCGGCTACTTCGCGCTGTACCTCGGCAAGCCCATCGACGTGCTGCTGACCCTGGCCTGCGCGCTGGCCACCTTCCTGGTGGTGCGGCTGCTGTCGACCTTCGTCATTATCTACGGCAAACGACGCACCGTGATGATGATCCTGGTCGGCTTCCTGCTCAACTCGGTGTTCTCGCTGCTGCCTGTCGAGGAGCTCCTCATCAAGGCCGGCTACACGCCCGACCTCGAGAACGGCTCGGCGATGGAGGTCATCGGCTACATCATCCCCGGGCTGGTCGCGATCTGGATCGACCGCCAGGGCCTGGTCGAGACGCTCAGCGCGCTCACCTCGGCCTCGATCGTGGTGCGGCTGATCTTGATCCTCATCTTTGGCATGTCCCTCAATCAGCTTTAA
- the pgsW gene encoding poly-gamma-glutamate system protein — MKKVYWRPRTVSRTALLLIAMLAVASLVVSEFTKSVQERPYGDVKLAAAQTAQKAFDVIKEARIEAGPPIDSEHDPLDTGVIGLPNSVITSVHGVLPAKQVSVNPNFAAVIVELLKEAGAKEGDVVALGLSGSFPALNTCSIVACETLGLEPLIISSASASEWGANVPHLMWIDMERILNEKEIIHSRSLAVSPGGMEDEGPATREGMEAVREGVDRNGLKFIEGKTLEEHVKKRREIYREALAGRPIKVYINVGGGATSVGTHIGKDLFNPGLNLVAPPRAERIPGVMPQLAMEGVPCIHLVNIVNLAARFGLLESLEEPNEQGDEFKQLRTPGEAGIFEGIEYSKPIVAASLASIVAALWGFIRTDIGFRLLRGGASRKAAGPPEPMV; from the coding sequence ATGAAAAAAGTCTACTGGCGTCCCCGCACCGTCTCCCGCACGGCGTTGCTGTTGATCGCGATGCTTGCGGTCGCGAGCCTGGTCGTTTCGGAGTTCACCAAATCGGTCCAGGAGCGGCCGTACGGCGACGTGAAGCTCGCCGCCGCCCAGACTGCGCAGAAGGCGTTCGACGTCATCAAGGAGGCCCGCATCGAGGCCGGCCCGCCGATCGACTCCGAGCACGACCCGCTCGACACCGGCGTCATCGGCCTGCCCAACTCGGTGATCACCAGCGTGCACGGCGTGCTGCCGGCCAAGCAGGTCTCGGTGAACCCGAACTTCGCCGCCGTGATCGTCGAGCTGCTCAAGGAGGCCGGCGCCAAAGAGGGTGACGTCGTCGCGCTCGGCCTGTCGGGCTCGTTCCCGGCCCTCAACACCTGCTCGATCGTCGCGTGCGAGACCCTCGGCCTGGAGCCGCTGATCATCTCGAGCGCGTCGGCCAGCGAGTGGGGCGCCAACGTGCCGCACCTGATGTGGATCGACATGGAGCGGATCCTCAACGAGAAGGAGATCATCCACTCCCGTTCGCTGGCGGTGTCGCCCGGCGGCATGGAGGACGAGGGCCCCGCTACCCGTGAAGGGATGGAGGCGGTCCGCGAGGGAGTCGATCGCAACGGCCTAAAGTTCATTGAGGGCAAGACCCTGGAGGAGCACGTCAAGAAACGCCGCGAGATCTACCGCGAGGCGCTCGCCGGGCGGCCGATCAAGGTCTACATCAACGTTGGCGGCGGCGCGACCAGCGTCGGCACGCACATCGGCAAGGACCTGTTCAACCCCGGCCTCAACCTGGTCGCCCCGCCCCGCGCCGAGCGGATCCCGGGCGTCATGCCCCAGCTGGCAATGGAGGGCGTCCCCTGCATCCACCTGGTGAACATCGTCAACCTGGCCGCCCGCTTCGGCCTGCTCGAGTCCCTCGAGGAGCCGAACGAACAGGGCGACGAGTTCAAGCAGCTCCGCACCCCCGGCGAGGCCGGCATCTTCGAGGGCATTGAATACAGTAAGCCGATTGTCGCGGCGTCGCTGGCCTCGATCGTTGCGGCATTGTGGGGCTTCATCCGCACCGATATCGGCTTCCGTCTGCTCCGCGGCGGCGCGTCCCGCAAGGCGGCCGGCCCGCCCGAGCCGATGGTGTAG
- a CDS encoding DUF5722 domain-containing protein, whose product MVSAAAQADPGLAASDQFPEVDSKKGLQVELADDAIALGVRHAAINVDLSRLIAPAAAPGAGDRYLQREHGGRSFAWRTDYLHALEGTIRQLHDGGALVYVILLTYEQPDPRVNQIMLHPDYDPTAPNHLGAWNFRTDDGRAWLAATLDLLAERWSGGEESSGEVAGYIVSNEVNSHWYWHNQGRAGLQQVVADYADAVRLVHTAVRRHAAWPRVYLSLDHHWGIAYPAGGADQCLAGKDFVDAFARCVKQAPGGDFDWHVAYHPYPENLFEPRFWQDKSATAAPDTPRITFKNLEVLTTYLERPELLHDGRPRRVILSEQGFHSPPGEEGETLQAAAYCYAYAKVDRLAGVDAFILHRHIDHPHEGGLNLGLRRRTPGAADSHPKKKIYDCFRAAGTPEWEAASAFALPVVGLESWDEAGR is encoded by the coding sequence TTGGTTAGCGCCGCAGCGCAGGCCGACCCGGGTCTTGCTGCCAGCGACCAGTTCCCCGAGGTCGACAGCAAGAAGGGTCTGCAGGTCGAGCTCGCCGACGACGCCATCGCGCTGGGCGTCCGGCACGCGGCGATCAATGTCGACCTGTCGCGGCTGATCGCCCCGGCGGCGGCGCCCGGGGCCGGCGACCGCTACCTCCAGCGCGAGCACGGCGGCCGCTCGTTTGCGTGGCGGACCGACTACCTGCACGCGCTCGAGGGGACCATCCGCCAACTCCACGACGGCGGCGCCCTGGTCTACGTGATCCTGCTGACCTACGAGCAGCCCGACCCACGCGTCAATCAGATCATGCTGCACCCGGACTACGACCCCACCGCGCCGAACCACCTCGGCGCGTGGAACTTCCGCACCGACGACGGCCGCGCCTGGCTGGCCGCCACGCTCGACCTGCTCGCCGAGCGCTGGTCGGGCGGCGAGGAGAGCTCCGGAGAGGTCGCCGGCTACATTGTCAGCAACGAGGTCAACTCGCACTGGTACTGGCACAACCAGGGCCGGGCCGGCCTGCAGCAAGTGGTCGCCGACTACGCCGACGCCGTCCGCCTGGTCCACACCGCCGTCCGGCGGCACGCCGCCTGGCCACGGGTGTACCTGTCGCTCGACCACCACTGGGGCATCGCCTACCCGGCGGGCGGCGCCGACCAGTGCCTGGCCGGCAAGGATTTCGTCGACGCGTTTGCGCGGTGTGTGAAGCAGGCGCCCGGCGGCGACTTCGACTGGCACGTCGCCTACCACCCGTACCCCGAGAACCTGTTCGAGCCGCGGTTCTGGCAGGACAAGTCGGCCACTGCCGCGCCCGACACCCCGCGGATCACGTTCAAGAATCTCGAGGTGCTCACCACGTACCTCGAGCGGCCCGAACTGCTCCACGACGGCCGGCCACGCCGCGTGATCCTCAGCGAGCAGGGCTTCCACTCGCCGCCCGGCGAAGAAGGTGAAACGCTGCAGGCCGCCGCCTACTGCTACGCGTACGCCAAGGTCGACCGGCTCGCCGGTGTCGACGCCTTCATCCTGCACCGGCACATCGACCACCCGCACGAGGGCGGCCTGAACCTGGGCCTCCGCCGCCGCACGCCCGGCGCGGCCGACTCGCACCCGAAGAAGAAGATCTACGACTGCTTCCGCGCCGCCGGCACACCGGAGTGGGAGGCTGCGTCGGCCTTCGCGCTGCCGGTTGTGGGGCTCGAGAGCTGGGATGAGGCAGGGCGGTAG
- a CDS encoding carboxypeptidase-like regulatory domain-containing protein: MDRLFVGPSLVCLGLIAAVCSAEEAPLRVVAGRVTDEEGSPIEGALIEWGHYHTLFGGGNETTRTGPDGSYRLESRKIGHEYRLGVSALGNAPRWWDHFIPGRAEDPSQADFALQPGGVLRGTVVDEDGAPLEGIAILAMSVSEGFYSSFSMPSVSYPFPGPPHVGTTDAEGRFEIVDLPATESKVVGMTPEKKVIHREEPRKFMLCRQGKASYSTLQTVTCGEEARIVIRRRWLGSRESTPGVVRGVVLDAETNQPIPRFKLGIRHRAGLHSFEDPHGNFVLDELIEEHQYEVHVFAEGYAPGLLGDDENPDHAVGTAPSDERRFVCRLQRSQSYKGMVVDPDGRPIEGAEIVFGVYRGAPSSPYFEWATFEKYADGYMSLDHVQRMTTAADGRFTFSEGSTAGCLAVRAEGFGRVYYEAEQRPVLDDAGEAKVALARANASIRGVVRCNGQPVPNSEVSLWRHGNHGYSSRVETDEQGEFVLPHLDSSKYTLTIEVERDASSHIEYKRVLSLESGEARELDVDLKEGPLTLYGKAPRFCRVSLKQQLDEDYEITYHTIGSPDGRYLITGLNVDFYDLEVRTPGSTLHGTMGSEWEPQEIVVAKDQEWDLSRGGFK, from the coding sequence ATGGATCGCTTGTTCGTGGGGCCGTCGCTCGTTTGCCTGGGGCTGATCGCGGCCGTCTGTTCCGCGGAAGAGGCCCCGCTACGCGTGGTGGCCGGACGCGTCACCGATGAAGAAGGCTCCCCCATCGAGGGCGCGCTGATTGAGTGGGGGCACTACCACACCCTGTTTGGCGGCGGCAATGAAACTACACGCACCGGGCCCGATGGAAGCTACCGGTTGGAGTCGAGAAAGATCGGCCATGAGTACCGCCTGGGCGTCTCGGCGCTTGGCAACGCTCCGAGGTGGTGGGACCATTTCATCCCGGGCCGCGCGGAGGATCCTTCGCAGGCAGACTTCGCGCTGCAGCCGGGGGGTGTTCTTAGGGGAACCGTCGTCGATGAAGACGGCGCCCCGCTCGAGGGAATAGCGATCCTCGCTATGAGCGTGTCCGAGGGATTCTACAGCAGTTTCTCGATGCCATCGGTCTCGTATCCTTTTCCTGGACCGCCGCACGTCGGGACGACCGACGCAGAGGGACGCTTCGAGATCGTCGACCTCCCGGCGACTGAGTCGAAGGTGGTCGGCATGACGCCCGAGAAGAAAGTCATTCATCGCGAGGAACCACGCAAGTTCATGCTCTGCAGACAGGGCAAGGCATCCTACTCAACGCTGCAGACAGTGACTTGTGGCGAAGAGGCGAGGATCGTCATCCGGCGGAGGTGGCTCGGCTCAAGGGAGAGCACGCCGGGCGTTGTCCGCGGCGTGGTGCTCGACGCCGAAACGAACCAGCCGATCCCGCGGTTCAAGCTTGGGATCCGGCATCGTGCGGGGTTGCACTCCTTCGAGGACCCGCACGGGAACTTCGTGCTCGACGAGCTGATCGAAGAACACCAGTACGAGGTGCACGTCTTCGCCGAGGGGTACGCGCCCGGGCTGCTGGGCGACGACGAGAACCCCGACCACGCGGTCGGAACCGCCCCGTCGGACGAGCGGCGGTTCGTCTGCCGCCTGCAACGGTCTCAATCGTACAAGGGGATGGTGGTCGACCCCGATGGGCGCCCGATCGAGGGGGCAGAGATAGTCTTCGGGGTCTATCGCGGCGCGCCCTCCAGTCCCTATTTCGAATGGGCAACGTTCGAGAAGTACGCGGATGGGTACATGAGCCTTGACCACGTGCAACGCATGACAACCGCCGCCGACGGCCGGTTCACGTTCAGCGAGGGATCGACGGCCGGCTGCCTTGCGGTCCGTGCGGAGGGTTTTGGAAGGGTCTACTACGAAGCAGAGCAACGTCCCGTTCTGGATGACGCCGGCGAAGCCAAGGTGGCGCTGGCGCGGGCCAACGCCTCGATTCGCGGGGTCGTCCGATGCAATGGGCAACCCGTGCCAAACTCTGAGGTGAGTCTGTGGCGACACGGCAATCACGGGTACTCAAGCCGCGTAGAGACTGATGAGCAAGGCGAGTTCGTGCTCCCTCACCTTGATTCGAGTAAGTACACACTCACGATTGAGGTCGAACGCGACGCTTCCTCGCACATCGAGTACAAACGGGTTCTCTCGCTCGAATCGGGGGAAGCCAGGGAGCTGGACGTCGATCTCAAGGAAGGGCCGCTAACGCTCTACGGCAAGGCGCCGCGATTCTGCCGGGTGAGCCTAAAGCAACAACTCGACGAAGACTACGAGATTACCTACCACACGATCGGCAGCCCCGACGGGCGGTACTTGATCACGGGCCTGAACGTCGACTTCTACGACTTAGAGGTTCGAACGCCCGGTTCTACGCTCCACGGGACAATGGGCAGTGAGTGGGAGCCGCAAGAGATCGTGGTCGCTAAAGATCAAGAGTGGGACCTCTCCAGAGGCGGCTTCAAATAA
- a CDS encoding ArsB/NhaD family transporter encodes MDFSDTLLLAAAASEPIERAPAWVMILFALGMLATYVGVAVDSFHKTVAALLGAVVLVPLALALGVLPSYDATYEILSHDLNIFGVIIGTGILVDVTGRSGLFHFLSILMVKATGGRASALYFAICVLTFVFVAVLTIVPAMLILSSLVLVICRKLDYPPKPFLLSVAICANSGAVVTFASGLPNIMIGTQAGIPYVQFLMVSAPYALVSFLIALAVLRFAFRGSLPWKQSGPEQASLKDRIEQFDAWALVEDRRVLIRSAAILTLTVVGFALAQPLGVGMDFIAIAGGTAALLFAGKTIEDSIAKVNWTIILFFLGLFLIIGCVKETGALNWLADQVVALSNGSTGLLVALLTVFSAVASAIVDNIPVAATLIPVVEQIGDGGVAVEPLWWGTILGCNLGGNGTPIGSISCVIALYTLKKEVHETVSWGEFIRLGGTILVLQIGGAIAYLLALYYAGWIPSLPG; translated from the coding sequence ATGGATTTTTCCGACACGTTGCTGCTGGCGGCCGCCGCTTCCGAGCCGATCGAGCGCGCCCCGGCATGGGTGATGATCCTGTTTGCGCTCGGCATGCTGGCGACCTACGTGGGGGTCGCCGTCGACAGCTTCCACAAGACGGTCGCCGCGTTGCTGGGCGCCGTGGTGCTGGTCCCGCTCGCGCTGGCGCTCGGGGTGCTGCCCAGCTACGACGCCACCTACGAGATCCTCTCGCACGACCTGAACATCTTCGGGGTGATTATCGGCACCGGGATCCTGGTGGACGTCACCGGCCGCAGCGGCCTGTTCCACTTCCTCAGCATCCTGATGGTCAAGGCGACCGGCGGTCGCGCCTCGGCGCTGTACTTCGCCATCTGCGTGCTGACGTTCGTGTTTGTCGCGGTGCTGACCATCGTGCCCGCGATGCTGATCCTCAGCTCGCTGGTGCTGGTCATCTGCCGGAAGCTGGACTACCCGCCCAAGCCTTTCCTGCTTTCGGTCGCGATCTGCGCAAACAGCGGCGCGGTGGTGACCTTCGCCAGCGGGCTGCCGAACATCATGATCGGCACCCAGGCCGGCATCCCCTACGTCCAGTTCCTGATGGTGTCGGCGCCGTACGCGCTCGTCAGCTTCCTGATCGCGTTGGCGGTCCTGCGGTTCGCGTTCCGCGGGTCGCTGCCGTGGAAGCAGAGCGGGCCTGAACAGGCGAGCCTGAAGGACCGCATCGAGCAGTTCGACGCCTGGGCGTTGGTGGAGGACCGCCGGGTGCTGATCCGCAGCGCCGCGATCCTGACGCTCACCGTGGTGGGCTTCGCGCTCGCTCAGCCGCTGGGGGTCGGCATGGACTTCATCGCCATCGCGGGCGGCACGGCCGCGTTGCTCTTCGCCGGGAAGACCATCGAGGACTCCATCGCCAAGGTCAATTGGACCATCATCCTGTTCTTCCTGGGCCTGTTCCTGATCATCGGCTGCGTCAAGGAGACGGGGGCCCTCAATTGGCTGGCCGACCAGGTCGTGGCGTTGTCCAACGGCAGCACCGGCCTGCTGGTCGCGCTCCTGACGGTGTTCTCGGCCGTCGCGTCGGCGATCGTCGACAACATCCCCGTGGCGGCGACGCTCATCCCCGTAGTCGAACAGATCGGCGACGGCGGCGTCGCGGTCGAGCCGCTCTGGTGGGGCACCATCCTCGGGTGCAACCTCGGGGGCAACGGCACCCCGATTGGCTCGATCTCGTGCGTCATCGCCCTCTACACCCTTAAGAAGGAAGTGCACGAAACCGTGTCGTGGGGCGAGTTCATCCGGCTCGGCGGCACGATCCTGGTGCTGCAGATCGGCGGCGCCATCGCCTACCTGCTGGCCCTCTACTACGCGGGCTGGATACCCAGCCTGCCGGGGTAA
- a CDS encoding glycosyl hydrolase, whose protein sequence is MFTETEGSRKAIGDVDVLYHDGLYHLFHLVLPNHDFIAHAVSTDAINWRRVNNALFIGDPGSWDDLMLWTMAVSPDPHQPGRWRMFYTGLSRREQGNVQRIGLAVSDDLYHWQKTPVHWHDERGPYDPPKVMHARAIARQQPTSCRHSELSEESPFPLEADPEYYEATLDTDRNWVSFRDPYYYREGDRGWLIMAARTNEGPLVRRGCVGVVEETAPGEFTPRPPLHHPGLYDDIEVPNLIRVGEEYYLIGSLREDAKIRYWHTDKIGNPWRSYHDNVLLAQGNYAGRVCQDDHGWLVWNFFTLGGADRTSHNIMPPPKRLQQTPGGLLRTSTFEGLNQWLGDPVATRCVRPLRGAASHEHCSVDGSELELACEAGFQAFVFDTPLSSARLRAKIELDGLGKCGVVFRVDSDTYDGYYVSLDLLKGLAQLRAWQTGEPGSGEHMMQFRALQGGNWHNDTPGSAEVQLIAFGHYLELSVDGRVILTLADPTFTSGLFGFYLESAKMRLHDVELRRMHEPTQSTNHLVTG, encoded by the coding sequence GTGTTCACCGAGACCGAAGGCAGCCGCAAGGCGATCGGCGACGTCGACGTCCTGTACCACGATGGCCTGTACCACCTGTTCCACCTGGTGCTGCCGAACCACGACTTCATCGCCCACGCCGTCAGCACCGACGCCATCAACTGGCGGCGGGTCAACAACGCGCTGTTCATCGGCGACCCCGGCTCGTGGGACGACCTCATGCTGTGGACGATGGCGGTCTCGCCGGATCCGCACCAGCCGGGCCGCTGGCGGATGTTCTACACCGGGCTGTCGCGGCGCGAGCAGGGCAACGTGCAGCGGATCGGCCTGGCCGTCAGCGACGACCTGTACCACTGGCAGAAGACGCCCGTCCACTGGCACGACGAACGCGGCCCCTACGACCCGCCGAAGGTGATGCATGCCCGCGCGATCGCCCGGCAGCAGCCGACCAGCTGCCGGCACTCGGAGTTGTCTGAGGAGAGCCCGTTCCCGCTGGAGGCCGACCCCGAGTACTACGAGGCCACGCTCGACACCGACCGCAATTGGGTCAGCTTCCGCGACCCGTACTACTACCGCGAGGGGGACCGCGGCTGGCTGATCATGGCCGCCAGAACCAACGAGGGCCCGCTCGTGCGGCGGGGCTGCGTCGGCGTCGTGGAAGAAACGGCCCCCGGCGAGTTCACCCCGCGCCCGCCGCTGCACCACCCCGGCCTGTACGACGACATCGAGGTCCCGAACCTGATCCGCGTCGGCGAGGAGTACTACCTGATCGGCAGCCTCCGCGAGGACGCCAAGATCCGCTACTGGCACACCGACAAGATCGGCAACCCCTGGCGGAGCTACCACGACAACGTGCTGCTGGCCCAGGGCAACTACGCCGGCCGCGTCTGCCAGGACGACCACGGCTGGCTGGTGTGGAACTTCTTTACGCTGGGCGGAGCCGACCGCACCTCGCACAATATCATGCCGCCCCCCAAACGCCTGCAGCAGACCCCCGGCGGGCTGCTCCGCACGTCGACGTTCGAGGGGCTCAACCAGTGGCTCGGCGACCCGGTCGCCACCCGCTGCGTCCGGCCGCTCCGCGGCGCGGCGTCCCACGAGCACTGCTCGGTCGACGGGTCCGAGCTCGAGCTCGCCTGCGAGGCCGGTTTCCAGGCGTTCGTGTTCGACACGCCGCTCTCGTCGGCGCGGCTGCGGGCGAAGATCGAGCTCGACGGGCTCGGCAAGTGCGGCGTGGTGTTCCGCGTCGACTCCGACACGTACGACGGCTACTACGTGTCGCTCGACCTCTTGAAGGGCCTCGCCCAGCTCCGCGCGTGGCAGACGGGCGAGCCCGGCAGCGGCGAGCACATGATGCAGTTCAGGGCCCTGCAGGGGGGCAACTGGCACAACGACACCCCCGGCTCGGCCGAGGTGCAGCTGATCGCTTTTGGCCACTACCTCGAGCTCTCGGTCGACGGCCGCGTGATCCTTACGCTCGCCGACCCGACCTTCACCAGTGGCTTGTTCGGCTTCTACCTCGAGTCCGCCAAGATGCGCCTGCACGACGTCGAGCTACGCCGCATGCACGAGCCGACGCAGTCGACGAATCACCTGGTAACCGGCTGA
- a CDS encoding pyrroloquinoline quinone-dependent dehydrogenase, whose amino-acid sequence MPRSSLIGSLAFLLTLSACPRPLLAAEADTQVDWPVVGNDPGGMRYSELAAINRSNVSQLEPAWVYRTGELEADGGGRTIECAPIVVEGVMYLTTGKLKVVALDAATGEELWKFDPLSPQKSLDPYIHTPTSGGVNRGVAYWSDGKPDGERRILHGVSDGRLISLDARTGRPDPAFGVRGVRDLRTELEPAVANLGYGPTSAPAIWRDTVILGVSCGEGPGVSAPGDIRAFDVRTGEQLWSFHTVPHEGEFGNDTWEGDSWKGRGGANAWSGLIVDTRRGLVFAGLGSAAFDFYGGDRKGENLFANCTIALDAETGRRVWHFQTVHHDLADHDLPTPPNLVTVNHNGQQIDAAAQVTKTGFVYLFNRETGEPLFEVVEQPAPQSTVPGEQAWLTQPVPVKPPPFAAQFLDESNVTNIGRENRLFVLSQLEGLTGGGAFSPPSLAGAVIMPGFHGGANWSGASFDPSTGLLYVNATNCPNIMRLRKSDSPSNTRYGGYDHHGYIQFRDHEGYPAVAPPWGELLAIDLNLGEIAWRTVLGEYPELTQRGVPPTGTESFGGSMVTAGGLVFIAGTKDERFRAFDKSTGAVLWEHQLAAGGYAAPCTYMVDGRQYVTIAAGGAGKLATRAGDRFYTFALPPGFESR is encoded by the coding sequence ATGCCGCGTTCTTCGCTGATAGGTTCGCTCGCCTTCCTACTGACGCTTTCTGCTTGCCCGCGGCCGCTGCTTGCCGCCGAAGCCGACACGCAGGTCGATTGGCCGGTGGTGGGGAACGACCCCGGCGGGATGCGGTACTCGGAACTGGCCGCGATCAACCGGAGCAACGTCTCCCAGCTCGAGCCCGCGTGGGTGTACCGCACCGGCGAACTCGAGGCCGACGGCGGCGGACGCACGATTGAGTGCGCGCCGATCGTGGTCGAGGGCGTGATGTACCTCACGACCGGCAAGCTCAAGGTGGTGGCGCTCGATGCGGCCACGGGAGAAGAGCTGTGGAAGTTCGACCCGCTGAGCCCCCAGAAGTCGCTCGACCCGTACATCCACACGCCCACCTCGGGCGGCGTGAACCGGGGCGTCGCCTACTGGTCGGACGGTAAGCCCGACGGGGAGCGTCGCATCCTGCACGGCGTCTCCGACGGGCGGCTGATCTCGCTGGACGCACGCACCGGCAGGCCCGACCCCGCGTTCGGCGTGCGTGGCGTGCGTGACCTGCGAACGGAGCTCGAGCCGGCGGTAGCGAATCTGGGCTACGGGCCGACCTCCGCGCCGGCCATCTGGCGGGACACGGTCATCCTGGGAGTGTCGTGCGGTGAGGGGCCGGGGGTCTCGGCGCCCGGCGACATCCGCGCCTTCGACGTGCGCACTGGTGAGCAGCTCTGGAGCTTCCACACGGTGCCTCACGAGGGAGAGTTCGGCAACGACACCTGGGAAGGCGACTCGTGGAAGGGCCGCGGCGGGGCGAACGCGTGGAGCGGGCTCATCGTGGACACGCGGCGGGGGCTCGTGTTCGCGGGCCTCGGCTCCGCGGCGTTCGACTTCTACGGCGGCGACCGCAAGGGCGAGAACCTGTTTGCGAACTGCACCATCGCGCTCGACGCCGAAACGGGACGGCGCGTGTGGCACTTCCAGACCGTGCACCACGACCTGGCCGACCACGACCTGCCCACGCCGCCCAACCTGGTGACCGTGAACCACAACGGCCAGCAGATCGACGCCGCCGCCCAGGTCACCAAGACCGGGTTTGTGTACCTGTTCAACCGCGAGACGGGCGAGCCGCTGTTCGAGGTCGTCGAGCAGCCCGCGCCCCAGTCAACCGTGCCGGGCGAACAGGCCTGGCTCACGCAGCCCGTGCCGGTGAAGCCGCCCCCGTTCGCGGCCCAGTTCCTCGACGAGTCGAATGTCACGAACATTGGGCGCGAGAACCGTCTCTTCGTGCTCTCGCAGCTTGAAGGGCTCACCGGCGGCGGGGCGTTCAGCCCGCCGAGCCTTGCCGGCGCGGTGATCATGCCGGGCTTCCACGGCGGCGCCAACTGGTCGGGCGCCAGCTTCGACCCCTCGACCGGCCTGTTGTACGTGAATGCGACCAACTGCCCGAACATCATGAGGCTCCGCAAGTCGGATTCCCCCAGCAACACGCGGTACGGCGGCTACGACCACCACGGGTATATCCAGTTCCGCGACCACGAGGGCTACCCCGCGGTGGCGCCCCCTTGGGGCGAGCTGCTGGCGATCGACCTCAACCTAGGGGAGATCGCGTGGCGGACGGTGCTGGGCGAGTACCCCGAACTCACCCAGCGGGGCGTGCCGCCCACCGGCACCGAGTCGTTCGGCGGCAGTATGGTGACCGCGGGCGGACTGGTGTTTATCGCGGGGACCAAGGACGAGCGGTTCCGCGCGTTCGACAAGTCGACCGGAGCGGTGCTGTGGGAGCATCAGCTCGCAGCAGGCGGGTACGCTGCCCCCTGCACGTACATGGTCGACGGGCGGCAGTATGTCACGATCGCTGCCGGCGGCGCCGGCAAGCTAGCAACGCGAGCGGGGGATCGTTTTTATACGTTCGCGTTGCCGCCAGGTTTCGAGAGCCGGTGA